One window from the genome of bacterium encodes:
- a CDS encoding SpoIIE family protein phosphatase codes for MASEKQSRRSGSESPETSHNYPYKILVVDDEPDLQPLILQRMRRPIRSGKYTFEFAQNGIEALEKLNAQPDIDMVVSDINMPQMDGLTLLEQIPSVNPNIRSVIISAYGDMQNIRTAMNRGAFDFVTKPLDFKDLRHTIARTLRNLVEWREALASRDQLVVLQNELDVASKIQQSILPTEFPQHERYGIHASMEPARNVGGDFYDILMLERDHIGLAIADVSDKGVPASLFMMSSRTLLKGTAIGLPQPGMVLSDVNDLLTEENETAMFVTVFYAVYSPMTGEVIYANGGHNPPLLIHADGSSEFVPRVGGIALGILQGAPFAQGTLTLQPGDTLLLYTDGVTEAMNADNEEFGVERLQAIFMEEPPASAQHTNEAVFRSVHSFAGGTPQSDDITCLTISRIPR; via the coding sequence ATGGCATCGGAAAAGCAATCCCGCCGGTCCGGCAGTGAAAGCCCGGAGACGAGCCACAATTACCCGTACAAGATACTGGTCGTCGACGACGAGCCGGACCTGCAACCCCTCATCCTCCAGCGGATGCGCCGTCCGATCCGCTCCGGCAAGTACACGTTCGAATTCGCGCAGAACGGCATCGAGGCCCTCGAGAAACTGAACGCGCAACCCGACATCGACATGGTGGTGTCGGACATCAACATGCCCCAGATGGACGGCCTGACGTTGCTGGAACAGATACCGAGCGTCAATCCGAACATTCGTTCCGTGATCATCTCCGCCTACGGCGACATGCAGAACATCCGCACCGCCATGAACCGCGGCGCCTTCGACTTCGTTACCAAGCCCCTCGACTTCAAGGACCTGCGCCACACCATTGCGAGAACCCTCCGCAACCTGGTGGAGTGGCGGGAGGCTCTGGCTTCCCGCGACCAGCTGGTCGTGCTCCAGAACGAACTGGACGTGGCCAGCAAGATCCAGCAGTCCATCCTGCCGACCGAGTTCCCGCAGCACGAAAGGTACGGGATTCACGCCAGCATGGAACCCGCCCGCAACGTCGGCGGAGACTTCTACGACATCCTCATGCTGGAGCGAGACCACATCGGACTCGCCATCGCCGACGTGTCCGACAAGGGCGTGCCCGCGTCGCTCTTCATGATGTCGAGTCGGACCCTCCTCAAGGGAACTGCTATCGGGTTGCCACAGCCCGGAATGGTCCTGTCCGATGTCAACGACCTCCTGACCGAGGAGAACGAGACGGCCATGTTCGTGACGGTCTTCTACGCGGTGTACTCACCGATGACCGGCGAAGTGATCTACGCGAACGGCGGCCACAACCCTCCCCTGCTCATCCACGCCGATGGGAGCTCGGAGTTCGTTCCTCGGGTCGGGGGGATCGCCCTGGGGATCCTCCAAGGGGCGCCCTTCGCGCAGGGAACCCTCACCTTGCAACCGGGCGACACGCTCCTGCTGTACACCGACGGTGTCACCGAGGCCATGAACGCTGACAACGAGGAGTTCGGCGTGGAGCGCCTGCAGGCGATCTTCATGGAAGAGCCGCCCGCATCTGCTCAACACACCAACGAGGCCGTCTTCCGATCCGTGCACTCCTTCGCCGGTGGCACGCCCCAATCGGACGACATCACCTGCCTGACCATCTCCAGGATCCCGAGGTAG
- a CDS encoding STAS domain-containing protein: MEINTERTDGVLVINAEGRIDGSNSAQFLESIQAVVSDDDNGVVLDFGGINYISSAGLRVILLLAKELRQKQTGFGVCSLSSSVKEIFTISGFDQIIAIFDSGADAVSSLK, encoded by the coding sequence ATGGAAATCAACACCGAACGGACCGACGGGGTGCTCGTGATCAATGCCGAGGGCCGCATTGACGGATCGAACTCCGCCCAGTTCCTGGAGTCCATTCAGGCGGTGGTCAGCGACGACGACAACGGGGTCGTTCTTGATTTCGGCGGCATCAACTACATCAGCAGTGCCGGCCTGCGGGTAATCCTGCTACTCGCCAAGGAGCTCCGTCAGAAGCAGACCGGGTTCGGGGTGTGCTCGCTCTCCAGTTCCGTCAAGGAGATCTTCACCATAAGCGGGTTCGACCAGATCATCGCCATTTTCGACTCCGGAGCCGATGCTGTCAGCTCGCTCAAGTAG
- a CDS encoding DUF2269 family protein, whose amino-acid sequence MEGSPMYELMEFLHVLGAAAWFGSNLVRAFARGPMTRVDAAAAAAWHRVTVSMGRVIHTPASIVVFVTGFGLVGLSDRLYSMTDPFVVVGILAVVIGAVLAMTVIGPNGRRIAAAYERADHEQAATMSRRSSLVGWVDTAVLAFAILVMVTRWGA is encoded by the coding sequence GTGGAAGGGAGCCCGATGTACGAGTTGATGGAATTCCTGCATGTCCTGGGCGCGGCGGCCTGGTTCGGCTCCAATCTGGTGCGGGCCTTCGCTCGCGGCCCGATGACCAGGGTGGACGCCGCCGCCGCTGCCGCCTGGCACCGCGTCACCGTCTCCATGGGACGGGTGATCCACACCCCGGCGTCGATCGTGGTGTTCGTAACCGGCTTCGGCCTCGTCGGGTTGTCGGACCGCCTCTACAGCATGACCGACCCGTTCGTGGTGGTCGGGATTCTGGCCGTCGTGATCGGCGCGGTGCTGGCGATGACCGTCATAGGTCCGAACGGGAGACGGATCGCGGCCGCGTACGAGCGGGCCGACCATGAGCAGGCCGCAACGATGTCGCGTCGCTCCAGCCTGGTGGGCTGGGTGGATACGGCCGTGCTGGCTTTCGCCATCCTCGTGATGGTGACGCGCTGGGGCGCCTGA
- the deoD gene encoding purine-nucleoside phosphorylase yields the protein MATPHISAQDDAFARTILLPGDPLRARYIAETFLEDVTEVTAVRNMLGFTGTYKGNPVSTMGTGMGMPSASIYLTELTRFYGVRRLFRVGSCGGISTDVKMRDVILAIGAGTDSGINRTRYNGWDYAATASFPLLRAASDAADGMGIDTHVGNLHSSDLFYNSYNDALAIWQRMGVLAVEMEAAALYAIAAEEGAQALAIVTVSDHLVTEEQTSSAERERTFDQMVRIALEANHNLEQA from the coding sequence ATGGCCACCCCCCACATTTCAGCTCAGGATGACGCGTTTGCCCGCACGATCCTGCTGCCCGGCGACCCGCTCCGGGCCCGCTACATCGCGGAGACGTTCCTCGAGGACGTCACCGAGGTGACCGCCGTTCGCAACATGCTCGGGTTCACCGGCACCTACAAGGGCAATCCCGTGTCCACCATGGGCACCGGCATGGGGATGCCGTCAGCGTCGATCTACCTCACCGAGCTGACCCGCTTCTACGGGGTGAGGCGGCTGTTCCGGGTGGGAAGCTGCGGCGGGATATCCACCGACGTGAAGATGCGAGACGTCATCCTGGCGATCGGCGCCGGCACCGACTCGGGCATCAACCGGACCCGTTACAACGGCTGGGACTACGCGGCCACCGCCAGCTTCCCCCTTCTGCGGGCTGCCTCCGATGCCGCCGACGGCATGGGTATCGACACCCACGTGGGGAACCTCCACTCCTCCGACCTGTTCTACAACAGCTACAACGACGCCTTGGCGATCTGGCAACGGATGGGGGTGCTGGCGGTGGAGATGGAGGCGGCGGCGCTCTACGCCATCGCGGCCGAAGAAGGAGCCCAGGCACTCGCCATCGTCACCGTGTCGGACCACCTCGTGACCGAGGAACAGACCTCCTCGGCCGAGCGGGAGCGCACCTTCGACCAGATGGTGAGGATCGCGCTCGAGGCAAACCACAACCTGGAACAGGCCTGA
- a CDS encoding IclR family transcriptional regulator, producing MGRVQSIDRAFAILDVISTSDLGITQLAERVGMPKSTVARLVKTLVELDAVERVSPGSTYRIGPRLAGLSAGRSRSAELVARSRPHLKALADGLGEDAGLAVPDGNRVHYIAQEDALNNIVVRDWTGTLLPMHVVSSGLVILAHWPSEQLDSYIAASPESYTRYTVTDPRLIRKRLKSIRTKRHAWVVDEFVEGMSSVASPVYDCQMRVLGAIHVHGPSYRFPGSADRDAIAARVTEAAERVSIALQ from the coding sequence ATGGGCAGGGTGCAATCAATCGACCGGGCCTTCGCCATTCTGGACGTCATCTCGACTTCCGACCTGGGAATCACCCAGTTGGCCGAGCGGGTCGGAATGCCCAAGAGCACCGTGGCCCGGCTGGTCAAGACCCTGGTGGAGTTGGACGCCGTGGAGCGTGTCTCGCCCGGTTCCACCTACCGGATCGGTCCCCGCCTGGCCGGTCTCTCGGCCGGCAGGAGCCGCTCAGCCGAACTGGTGGCCCGTTCCCGTCCCCACCTGAAGGCGCTGGCCGACGGTCTGGGGGAGGACGCCGGGCTGGCGGTGCCGGACGGCAACCGGGTTCACTACATCGCCCAGGAGGATGCCCTCAACAACATCGTGGTCAGGGACTGGACCGGCACCCTTCTACCCATGCACGTGGTCTCGTCCGGCCTGGTGATCCTGGCCCACTGGCCGTCCGAACAGCTGGATAGCTACATCGCCGCCAGCCCCGAGTCCTACACCCGCTATACGGTGACAGACCCCCGCCTGATTCGGAAACGCCTGAAGTCGATCCGGACCAAGCGCCACGCCTGGGTCGTGGACGAGTTCGTCGAGGGGATGAGCTCGGTTGCCTCCCCCGTCTACGACTGCCAGATGAGGGTGCTCGGAGCGATCCACGTCCACGGCCCGTCATACCGTTTCCCTGGCTCGGCCGACCGGGACGCCATCGCCGCCCGCGTGACCGAGGCCGCCGAGCGAGTCTCGATCGCCCTCCAGTAG
- a CDS encoding HD domain-containing protein, producing the protein MEQVSFTRMEDGTQEEYELLERMEHQLHTDYVDRLLEWVQWNEGDTGYRVSRFEHSLQSASRAYRDGKDEEFVVCCLFHDIGDLVSPYNHSQVAADMLRPYISEKNYWIIRHHGLFQGYYYFHYFGGDRNARDRYKDHPWYDDTVEFCARYDQNCFDPDYESLPLEFFEPMARRVIATRRHDTP; encoded by the coding sequence GTGGAACAGGTTTCGTTCACCCGGATGGAAGACGGCACGCAGGAGGAGTACGAACTCCTCGAGAGGATGGAACACCAACTCCATACCGACTACGTCGACCGCCTTCTCGAGTGGGTCCAATGGAACGAGGGAGACACCGGCTACCGGGTCAGCCGCTTCGAGCACTCCCTCCAGTCGGCCAGCCGCGCCTACCGGGACGGTAAGGACGAGGAGTTCGTGGTGTGCTGCCTGTTCCATGACATAGGCGATCTCGTCTCCCCCTACAACCACAGCCAGGTGGCGGCCGACATGCTGCGTCCTTACATATCAGAGAAGAACTACTGGATCATCAGGCACCACGGCCTCTTCCAGGGCTACTACTACTTCCACTACTTCGGTGGGGATCGCAACGCCCGCGACAGGTACAAGGATCACCCGTGGTACGACGACACGGTGGAGTTCTGCGCCCGTTACGACCAGAACTGCTTCGACCCCGACTACGAGTCCCTGCCGCTGGAGTTCTTCGAACCGATGGCGCGACGGGTGATCGCGACCCGCCGGCACGACACCCCCTGA
- a CDS encoding AMP-binding protein: MNTGVEHERQAIGAAIGDMTLVGLLGRNAERFGDHPAIRWNAGEETRTLTWSEYRGQVVEVAAGLRTLGVEAGNFVAIMAGNRPEHVIADLGIVHAGAVPVSLYNTLASEQIQYIAGHCSARVAVLENADYLERWQGIRGDLPNLTHIVVMEPPEDGDDERIMSWEDLRSAGREALAGDPELVDRSSVAVAQDDLATLIYTSGTTGVPKGVMISHRNVLWTLECVARTYPLPDHLRLVSYLPLAHIGERMASHYVSLYWVGTVRYIPDLTEVAAAVQETRPHVFFAVPRVWEKFHAGLMARVNAEPNARRRALALGAIELAIEGQRAEQEGRHLGLVDRLKLGLFDRILFSKKFRTGLGMDALKLAISAAAPISPDLLLFFRGIGLPVFELYGMTESSGPGTSNVPGANRIGTVGRAMPGVELSIADDDEIMLRGGLITEGYYRDPDTTAATYGEDGWLRTGDLGRLDDHGYLSIIGRKKEIIITAGGKNVAPARLENLINEHALVSQACVVGDGRRYLTLLVALDPDLAEGWAESQGVEYGSFDEFTRHSKVLAEVDRVVESANARVSRVEQARKWTVVSEKWSAESGELTPSLKMKRRVVLERYSRQIEDLYED, translated from the coding sequence ATGAACACCGGAGTCGAACACGAACGCCAGGCCATAGGGGCAGCTATCGGCGACATGACCTTGGTCGGATTGCTCGGCCGGAACGCCGAGCGGTTCGGTGACCATCCGGCCATCCGGTGGAACGCCGGCGAGGAGACCCGAACGCTGACCTGGTCCGAGTATCGGGGCCAGGTGGTGGAGGTGGCGGCCGGGTTGCGCACCCTCGGAGTCGAGGCCGGGAACTTCGTCGCCATCATGGCCGGCAACCGGCCCGAGCACGTGATCGCCGACCTCGGGATCGTTCATGCGGGCGCCGTTCCGGTGTCGCTGTACAACACCCTGGCTTCCGAGCAGATCCAGTACATCGCAGGTCACTGCTCCGCCCGGGTGGCGGTGCTGGAGAACGCCGACTACCTGGAGCGTTGGCAGGGAATCCGGGGGGACCTGCCCAACCTGACCCACATCGTCGTCATGGAGCCGCCCGAGGACGGTGACGATGAGCGGATCATGTCCTGGGAGGATCTCCGGTCGGCGGGCCGGGAGGCACTGGCGGGCGATCCGGAGCTGGTCGATCGGTCGTCGGTGGCGGTGGCGCAGGACGACCTGGCCACCTTGATCTACACGTCCGGCACGACCGGAGTGCCCAAGGGGGTGATGATCAGCCATCGCAACGTGCTGTGGACCCTGGAGTGCGTCGCCCGCACCTACCCCCTGCCCGATCACTTGCGGCTCGTCTCCTACCTGCCGCTGGCGCACATCGGCGAGCGCATGGCCAGCCACTACGTCAGCCTGTATTGGGTCGGAACCGTCCGCTACATCCCCGATCTGACCGAAGTGGCGGCGGCGGTCCAGGAGACCCGCCCGCACGTCTTCTTCGCCGTGCCCCGGGTCTGGGAGAAGTTCCATGCCGGCCTGATGGCGCGGGTCAACGCCGAGCCCAACGCCCGGCGGCGGGCCCTGGCGCTCGGCGCCATCGAGTTGGCGATCGAGGGGCAACGGGCCGAGCAGGAGGGCCGCCACCTCGGGCTGGTCGACCGCCTGAAGCTCGGACTGTTCGATCGCATCCTGTTCTCCAAGAAGTTCCGGACCGGTCTCGGTATGGACGCGCTGAAGCTGGCCATCTCGGCCGCGGCGCCGATCTCGCCGGATCTGTTGCTCTTCTTCCGGGGTATCGGCCTACCGGTCTTCGAGCTGTACGGGATGACCGAGTCCTCCGGTCCCGGCACTTCCAACGTCCCGGGGGCCAACCGGATCGGGACCGTGGGCCGGGCCATGCCGGGGGTGGAGCTGTCCATCGCCGATGACGATGAGATCATGTTGCGCGGCGGGCTCATCACCGAGGGTTACTACCGCGACCCGGACACGACCGCCGCCACGTACGGCGAGGACGGATGGTTGCGCACCGGCGACCTGGGACGGCTGGATGACCACGGCTACCTCAGCATCATCGGGCGCAAGAAGGAGATCATCATCACCGCCGGGGGCAAGAACGTGGCCCCGGCCCGGCTGGAGAACCTCATCAACGAGCATGCCCTGGTCTCCCAGGCCTGCGTGGTGGGCGACGGTCGCCGCTACCTGACCCTCCTGGTGGCCCTCGACCCCGACCTGGCGGAGGGATGGGCCGAGAGCCAGGGCGTGGAGTACGGCAGCTTCGACGAGTTCACCCGCCATTCGAAGGTGCTCGCGGAAGTTGACCGGGTGGTGGAGTCGGCCAACGCCCGGGTCTCCCGGGTGGAGCAGGCTCGCAAGTGGACCGTGGTGTCGGAGAAGTGGTCGGCCGAGTCCGGCGAGCTCACCCCGTCGCTCAAGATGAAGCGCCGGGTGGTACTGGAGCGCTACTCCCGCCAGATCGAGGACCTCTACGAGGACTGA
- a CDS encoding D-glycerate dehydrogenase, with the protein MTRAQVVVTRRPPGAVVEMLRAVAEVWLFPENRAIPRAELLARAPDADGLYCMLTERIDEELLEAAGRLEAISQMAVGVDNIDLAACTARGIPVGYTPDVLTETTADTAFGLLIAAARRFREGFEEVVEGRWGEWDPLALVGRDIAGSTLGIVGLGRIGQAIARRGAGFGMRMLYTKRRRDRRAEEVLGVEYRTLPELLAEADHVVVVTSFHPGTHHLIDRDALAAMKPTATLVNAARGPVVDTDALIEALAGGAIAAAGLDVTDPEPIPADHPLVALPNCFIVPHIGSATVRTRIRMAERAAANLVAALEGRQMPYCANPEVYHA; encoded by the coding sequence ATGACCCGGGCGCAGGTGGTGGTCACCCGACGGCCACCCGGGGCGGTCGTGGAGATGCTCCGGGCGGTGGCCGAGGTGTGGTTGTTTCCCGAGAACCGAGCCATCCCGCGCGCCGAACTGCTGGCGAGGGCGCCTGATGCCGACGGCCTGTACTGCATGCTCACCGAACGCATCGACGAGGAGTTGCTGGAAGCCGCCGGCCGGCTCGAAGCCATCAGCCAGATGGCGGTGGGCGTGGACAACATCGACCTGGCCGCATGTACGGCTCGGGGCATCCCGGTCGGTTACACCCCCGACGTCCTGACCGAGACCACCGCCGACACCGCGTTCGGGCTGCTGATCGCGGCGGCTCGCCGGTTCAGGGAGGGTTTCGAGGAGGTGGTGGAGGGCCGTTGGGGGGAGTGGGACCCGTTGGCGCTGGTGGGCCGGGACATCGCCGGATCCACCCTGGGCATCGTGGGCCTCGGGCGGATCGGACAGGCCATAGCCCGGAGAGGTGCAGGGTTCGGCATGCGGATGCTCTACACCAAGCGGCGCCGGGACCGCCGCGCCGAGGAGGTGCTCGGAGTGGAGTACCGCACCCTGCCCGAGCTGCTGGCGGAAGCGGATCACGTGGTGGTGGTGACCAGCTTCCACCCGGGCACGCACCACCTGATCGACCGGGATGCCCTGGCGGCCATGAAGCCGACCGCCACCCTGGTGAACGCGGCCCGGGGCCCGGTCGTAGACACGGACGCGCTGATCGAGGCGCTGGCCGGGGGCGCCATCGCCGCCGCCGGCCTGGACGTGACCGACCCCGAGCCGATCCCGGCGGATCATCCGCTGGTGGCCCTGCCCAACTGCTTCATCGTCCCGCACATCGGGAGCGCCACCGTCCGGACCCGCATCCGGATGGCGGAGAGGGCGGCGGCCAACCTGGTGGCGGCCCTGGAGGGGCGACAGATGCCGTATTGCGCCAACCCCGAGGTCTACCACGCCTGA
- a CDS encoding type II toxin-antitoxin system HicB family antitoxin — translation MQEIQLTAVIRQEDGWFVAQALEVDVASQGESPDVALDNLAEALELHFEPPCSTVAPQVHHLRVKVGAA, via the coding sequence ATGCAGGAGATACAACTAACCGCGGTTATCCGGCAGGAGGACGGTTGGTTCGTAGCGCAGGCATTGGAGGTCGACGTCGCGAGCCAAGGTGAGTCGCCCGATGTTGCGCTTGACAACCTCGCTGAGGCGTTGGAGCTTCATTTCGAACCGCCCTGTTCGACCGTGGCACCACAAGTTCATCACCTCCGAGTGAAGGTTGGAGCGGCTTAG
- a CDS encoding type II toxin-antitoxin system HicA family toxin: MERLSPLPYRQVARKLHGAGFVEVSQKGSHVKFVRRDGDEIRTAVVPRHREVRVGTLSSILRQAGLSVEQFNRL; this comes from the coding sequence TTGGAGCGGCTTAGCCCGCTCCCCTACAGGCAGGTCGCTCGCAAACTGCACGGAGCGGGGTTTGTAGAGGTCAGCCAAAAGGGCAGTCACGTCAAGTTCGTGAGGCGGGATGGCGATGAGATTCGCACCGCCGTTGTTCCGCGTCACAGGGAAGTGCGAGTCGGAACCTTGAGCAGCATACTGCGCCAGGCGGGACTGAGCGTTGAGCAGTTCAACCGCCTGTAG
- a CDS encoding thiamine diphosphokinase, producing the protein MTVVHVFAGGDPVTPERIERLGPADLVIAADSGADIAAAAAVTVDLLVGDLDSISASAMERIFDGETVIEAHSPDKDATDLELALEVALRNDPREIVFVGGGGGRLDHLLGNVGVIGSPAARHVRVSWVMERETAHVIRGSRSIATTPGQLFSLIPIGGDAGGVHIRHARWPLRDASLRVHGSVGISNVASGEELEIEVAEGAVLAIFNQGRSATA; encoded by the coding sequence ATGACCGTCGTCCACGTCTTCGCCGGGGGTGATCCGGTCACGCCGGAACGGATCGAGCGGCTCGGACCGGCCGACCTCGTCATAGCCGCCGACTCGGGCGCCGACATCGCCGCCGCCGCCGCCGTGACCGTCGACCTCCTGGTGGGCGACCTCGACTCGATATCCGCAAGCGCCATGGAGCGCATATTCGACGGCGAGACCGTCATCGAAGCCCACTCCCCCGACAAGGACGCCACCGATCTGGAGCTGGCGCTAGAGGTAGCGCTCCGCAACGACCCACGCGAGATCGTCTTCGTGGGCGGCGGAGGCGGGCGGCTCGACCACCTGCTGGGCAACGTCGGGGTGATCGGGAGCCCGGCGGCCCGCCATGTCCGGGTCAGCTGGGTCATGGAGCGGGAAACGGCCCACGTCATAAGGGGTAGCAGGTCCATCGCCACCACGCCAGGGCAACTCTTCAGCCTCATCCCGATCGGGGGAGACGCCGGAGGCGTGCACATCCGCCACGCCCGATGGCCGCTCCGGGACGCCTCGCTCCGGGTTCACGGCTCGGTGGGCATCAGCAACGTCGCGTCGGGCGAGGAGCTCGAGATCGAGGTGGCCGAGGGCGCCGTTCTAGCCATCTTCAACCAGGGTCGGTCAGCCACCGCTTGA
- a CDS encoding NifU family protein, with protein MSTNALMNFSDEALERIIEIRDQEPGEDEYGLLIEITGVQGLQFGYSLSFVPLDEAEPSDHVERHGDLAVVIPSADTENMTGARLAMSSNPMTPGLAIDNPNNPSPDIPDFDAGDLTGPIAERVQQVLEHQVNPAIAAHGGQASLVGEENGVVYLQMGGGCQGCGMAAMTLRQGIERILREAIPEIVEIVDITDHQGGENPYYAASHAHSH; from the coding sequence ATGAGCACCAACGCATTGATGAACTTCAGCGACGAAGCCCTTGAGCGGATCATCGAGATCCGTGACCAGGAGCCGGGCGAAGACGAGTACGGCCTGCTGATCGAGATAACCGGCGTCCAGGGACTCCAGTTCGGATACTCGTTGTCGTTCGTCCCGCTCGACGAGGCCGAGCCGTCCGATCACGTGGAGCGCCACGGTGATCTGGCGGTCGTCATCCCGTCTGCGGACACCGAGAACATGACCGGCGCCCGGCTGGCCATGTCGTCGAACCCGATGACCCCGGGATTGGCCATCGACAACCCGAACAACCCGTCGCCGGACATCCCGGACTTCGACGCCGGGGACCTGACCGGTCCGATCGCGGAGCGGGTCCAGCAGGTCCTTGAACACCAGGTGAACCCGGCGATCGCGGCCCACGGAGGCCAGGCCAGCCTGGTGGGCGAGGAGAACGGTGTGGTCTATCTCCAGATGGGAGGAGGCTGCCAGGGTTGCGGGATGGCCGCCATGACCCTGCGCCAGGGAATCGAGCGGATCCTGCGCGAGGCCATCCCCGAGATCGTCGAGATCGTGGACATCACCGACCACCAGGGCGGCGAGAACCCCTACTACGCGGCATCCCACGCCCATTCCCACTAG
- a CDS encoding putative DNA binding domain-containing protein, whose protein sequence is MSTGFGASAALDDQIQLMLDLLAQGRPPAEIETAHVDVKEEPGRRDRRGKSLPASRENEEAAGYLTGEMACMANTPGGGAIILGVSDDGVRIGTGLDPEWLRHRIFELTQRKLTVSARPLMLDGCRLLVLSTPEAWEPIPYRGRYRWRLNDDCVDVDFTSWNDRRLLRGGFDWSAQPSSNSLADVKQTAVDIARRYMRENGNGSGDGSHLAMATSQDMIRRLNLVDADGRLTNAGSLLFVGTPEIGIDYVRRELPGGDSTHRVPRAGRPWSSGFSAGFGPSFSREEVGRRPLLEQFAAVEQAMDVANAVVHVPDGFAAHQIDSIPLRAMREALVNGIVHRDWNSPQPTTVEHVGSVLTVTSPGGFVGGVAPSNIITHPAAPRYRSLAEAMAAMRLGEREGIGVDRMTADMLSLGHPPPVFSEVDGPYVRVALIGGKPDLEWLHFIGGLEPSSRGDLDLLLLVNCLIDRGWADANLAAPVLQRPVQETLSMIERVADRVHIDGRPIIENVHGIPEGHPPALRLSDGARRQFVRKLERFATRAGRESVMLDYARARGRISSTEAGDLAGVTASHAAQMLAALADAGHLVGSRPNRRGRGFHYLPVRT, encoded by the coding sequence ATGTCTACAGGATTCGGAGCTTCGGCCGCCCTTGATGACCAGATCCAACTCATGCTCGATCTCTTGGCGCAAGGTCGCCCTCCCGCGGAGATCGAAACGGCCCATGTGGACGTCAAAGAGGAGCCCGGCCGTCGCGACCGGCGCGGCAAGTCCCTGCCGGCAAGCCGCGAGAACGAGGAGGCTGCCGGGTACCTCACGGGCGAAATGGCCTGCATGGCCAATACCCCCGGGGGTGGCGCGATCATCTTGGGTGTGTCCGACGACGGTGTCAGGATCGGCACAGGGCTTGATCCGGAGTGGCTCCGCCACCGCATATTTGAACTGACACAGCGCAAGCTGACCGTCTCTGCCCGACCCTTGATGTTGGACGGCTGCCGCTTGCTGGTGCTGTCCACGCCCGAAGCTTGGGAGCCGATCCCTTACAGGGGTCGCTATCGCTGGCGTTTGAACGACGACTGCGTTGATGTCGATTTCACATCGTGGAATGACAGGCGGCTGCTTCGCGGAGGCTTCGATTGGTCGGCCCAGCCGTCATCTAACTCACTGGCCGACGTCAAGCAGACCGCTGTCGACATCGCCAGGCGGTACATGCGCGAGAACGGCAACGGTAGTGGTGACGGCAGCCATCTGGCGATGGCGACGAGTCAGGACATGATCCGCCGTCTCAACCTTGTGGACGCAGACGGCCGACTGACCAACGCAGGATCGCTGCTCTTTGTGGGAACTCCCGAGATCGGAATCGACTACGTTCGGCGGGAGCTCCCCGGTGGCGACAGCACGCATCGGGTGCCCCGTGCCGGTCGGCCGTGGTCGAGCGGCTTCAGCGCAGGGTTCGGGCCGTCCTTCAGCCGGGAGGAGGTGGGCCGCCGCCCGTTGCTAGAACAGTTCGCCGCGGTGGAGCAGGCCATGGACGTGGCGAACGCCGTGGTTCATGTGCCGGACGGCTTTGCGGCGCATCAGATCGATTCCATCCCGCTGAGAGCCATGAGGGAGGCGCTGGTCAATGGCATCGTCCACCGCGACTGGAACTCCCCGCAACCGACGACCGTCGAGCATGTCGGGTCCGTCCTGACTGTCACCTCGCCGGGGGGCTTCGTCGGTGGGGTCGCCCCCTCGAACATCATCACGCATCCTGCGGCGCCCCGTTATCGAAGTCTCGCCGAGGCCATGGCGGCTATGCGGTTGGGCGAGCGGGAGGGGATCGGCGTGGACCGCATGACGGCGGACATGCTCTCTCTGGGTCACCCGCCGCCGGTGTTCTCGGAGGTTGACGGCCCGTACGTGCGGGTCGCGCTGATCGGCGGCAAGCCGGATCTGGAGTGGCTCCACTTCATCGGCGGGCTCGAGCCCTCCTCGCGGGGTGATCTGGACCTGCTGCTTCTCGTGAACTGCCTGATCGACCGCGGCTGGGCCGATGCCAACTTGGCGGCTCCGGTTCTGCAAAGACCTGTCCAGGAGACGTTGTCGATGATCGAGCGGGTTGCTGATCGAGTTCACATCGACGGAAGGCCGATCATCGAGAATGTCCACGGCATTCCCGAAGGTCACCCGCCTGCCCTCCGGCTGTCGGACGGTGCCCGCAGGCAATTCGTCCGCAAGCTCGAGCGATTCGCCACGCGCGCCGGACGGGAGTCGGTGATGCTGGACTACGCCCGGGCGAGGGGACGCATCTCCTCGACCGAGGCCGGCGACCTGGCGGGTGTCACCGCGTCTCACGCCGCCCAGATGCTTGCCGCGCTGGCTGATGCCGGGCACCTGGTGGGGAGCCGTCCCAACCGGCGGGGCCGCGGCTTCCACTACCTGCCAGTGCGGACGTGA